atttaccatgtcaatctgtatggcaaatcggtgcagaaggtcattacctatatacatttgataccgtggttcatttatcacgatgaaaacgtgctccgtagttttacttcctatggagatagaTAAAACACATCTTGCAACAACATTATGACTCTGaaaatctccatccagatcatgaacccattggtcctgtggagaggaacttttaatcattttagggttggtcatctgttttaaaagtcctaggcttatgtaactcgcttcggatttcagatccaacttggcatatttcacccgggctatattgtttacctgtacgggaatcaataaactgtcattgaccttttcaatccgtaccatcGATTGAATGTGCCTGGTCAGATCCAAGACTTCTTGAttccccctttcaagagaaatggttaatatatcttcatccagagttacctttttgattttgtccctctggatggtaatggtgtgagcagcaccattgatatcttcctcgggcttaccattcttcaggattgtgacctctggtatttgattgttcctgaaatgcacttcaatagagttaggtttctcttcaatcacatgacaactgcgttgtgcttgtgtgttgcaagagtattcataggcaatgggtgccttcacctgagtccatactgcttcattaattaaatcaactatgggactcaatctttttaataaatcgattcctatgatcatccgatcatatggaagatccacaatcaatgtgggatgtctaattgtcttcttgccaatcttaaatgtcaaccagaatgttccttttacctgtaaggcatttccacctacacttatcaaagagccatcaaatgaccttaatcgtggcttctttgatgttaaatctgaaacttgtttgaaataggtgtaagataaaatggtggcttgtgatccagtatctattaatcctttgattggtccgataagttcattttgtagatatatgtccacaaagtatcggccatccacctgcaacaaatcacagagaaagttaggatgtttacccatctgctgtctgagaggttgacctctctgcagctccgtgacctctgcattcctgagtctcccaggacaagctggaggagcagcgttagcccccccctttgggacaagctgtgtgacatcacaaatcacaGCTTGCTCATGGCTAGATGCTGGGACGATGTGATTATACACTGGAACAGACATCTGGTCAACTGAATTGTCATCATTAGactgcaagacaaatgacatattagacatttcccccctggccctaatttcagggtcagaggtactgcaaggaaataaAGAATTAGGAATCACATCAGATTCTACCACAATCAATTTAATATCCTTACAGTGGCCTGGGTTTTGACCCGGCCCAATCTGCTTTATGCTGTTACATTGCTGGGAccggcagttgcccctaaaaaaggattaggctgtttttctggggataactgggacaacttatttaccatattgctcagctgggccacttgctctaccagctgatcaaacctgtttggtttgggcacattttggctttgttgggcaccctggttattggtaggtgacctactcctgggtgaattcaaggattcctgcctatcttccctctgttgtctgggcctattATCCCAACGTCTATAACCCTGATAAACTCGACTGTTATAGGGCCTATATCCCTGGGGAACGTTATTGTAATAGGGACGGTAGTTAGACTTCCCATTACCTGAATTATTCCCCTCTGATCCATTATTATTTTGGGGTTTGGTCTGTTTGGgcggtcctacctgttgttgctgggcttgttgagaaggtcctgtagactgagggaaccttcgtggctggctttcaaatcccaagttagggtttaccttagcttcagctaccTTTTGCTCTGGGGAATTTTTAAACCTTCTCTCACCTGTTgcatggcactcactgatattatacagcgtggtggcagccgtcaccaacctatccaagggagcatcaatatccagatctctggctaagttaagtttgatctgggttggcatagcatcatagaataactgcttgaattcttcagattcccaatttggggatctatatgccaacccataggcatttttgaggacagagaggaattcacggggactctgattgggtctacacgtaaggctatatatgtcccgttttgcagcagtagtggttcGGTATGGTCCGAATTCCAATTTAACCTCATGCAAAACACTTTGCCAATCTTGTACTCCTCTCTCCTTAAAGGATGTAAAGTAATGACGATAtctatcatcaaatgcccatggaaggaacctaatccggtcagcatcagagtataattttaaagaatccatagtggattcatacagttctaagtgattggctatctgagacgaacctttcttggaaaacttggatactgtactatttaaaaacttaattatgctggaggagctctgatccttttctgaatattGGGAATTTCTCTTCCTAGAAACCACCTCAGCATACGTTGGTCGCCTGTGATTCTGTGGCAAGGAATAAGTCACACGCTTCCCCACATCACCGTCAGACTCACATGCACTTTCATAACTTTCATGAGACTTATATCGCACAGGTgatttaaccctaaccctaacatgtctatccaggggagtatgaggagagacacttctaggggcttccATAATATCAACACCTAGTAAGGtggttacagtttggaatgcccgacctaattgggttaatgcctcctgtttaatcatgctaacactttcaggttgctgagtgttttgaatggggtctgctgtaaaagcatgtgatggcatgtctggatattggggagtaagaaatggagggtcaggagatctcacagtgttagatggatccctttcagcattgactatattacgggctgattcatctgtctgtttaattttggaatactggagatataaatcctctaaatcactttttgccttttggtatgcatcaaggctgagactaaggttgtactctaagtctttgatcttcgcttctgcggattttagttctgattccattttggatacatatatttttgtacccattatagactcatacctaattttagaaagagtactgactgccaacaatgcatacaaaacaggtggcaatgcacataagaggtgttggtccctcttggtattatcatttgccaactccatatatgtcaggtatctatcaaccatgccacctaacttCCATACATCACAACGTTCTTCAAAGGCTCTCATTTGCAGCTCATTagtccattcatctatatttttatcaATCTTCAAACGGGAATAAACATAATTGATAACCTTAGAGATTATCTTGTCTGGGTCAGAGGGATTATCTGCTAAAACCTGGCCATTACCTGGGTCGCTGTTTGTTACACTCATGATtatgatcaataatcaataacaacaacaatttgacttgccaataaggattaaataatattttcactaattgcacaaattggttatagaaatatctcaatCAATCTCAGCAGTTCCTCCAGatatgtcgggtatttatttcacataagatatgaaatcataaaatatgatttcatatttttatgaaaaaaataaaaaaataaaaaatgaaaaatttaattggcggacatataaacgccagttcttttattgatgagatctaaagttaatttgtgcagctaatgaaacagggtgcaattaattatacaaaatataatttattataaatacaagcagaaaacatggcatacaaatacaaagataatatcaaaattgaccataagatggtgctccaccgtttacaggctgacttaagtacaatataatactacttccttttatcaaattattaccgattaatatactggtaatcaaaatattataatgcaacaacaacaacaaaaaaaacaatagaaatgaatctgtggaaaatcccttatgctcaatcagagaatatggcagtaagatacaccttataaatacgcccgttgacctaactacggataataaaatccgatcagagatttcactctgatagcaatattacagaaattccaatgatgtgcacgttcattaaaatttcccataaaattattgttttaacactattgacccactaataatggggtctcaactatatgccaattggagcgatttataattactgcaagtaaaatagatcatacattacccctggctttgggataaagagcttttagaagggacccagctttccaagattcagatctatcccgtcctgtggtatgttcctggtgtgtgaagtgatgctgatgaatgaattcccaagtgttctctctgaagaagttccaagtgatgtttggctccagtcctctttgtctcaagtgatttttcaagtgatcttcgttcctccttctccccccaaaaCTGGATTAGATAtcctcatccttatctatgcccatcccctcttggattagggatttccaattagataaggtgggtgtgacgtatggtaatcatgggtatgatgtcattttattggcattccttctgcccatctaccacttgatggcactgttgtatcatatagcaatttttagaatttacatatatatctggctttattacacctcttaacctttggtctctcccaacttaaatcaattaggaggtattctttctgacactttaggatcactttcccagacaccatggatccattttgacagttaacagaccatcttatttatggtcagataagagaaccataaacttctagcttttgccctggtttgtatacacctaattgtcacagctatttgaataatgatgtttgaaataccctcagctcctctgaatagacccttcttaagagaagaaaacaacaacttgctatatcccctcaatgagatacaatacaaaaagatacattaataatgtctggttataatacttaatattgcttattatatatgaatcattaacaagttcaaacgctaaataaatgcacacaggaatatatatatatatatatatatatatatatatacgaaaagatacccattccacaccagatgtgttttatggatgtctCTTATTAGATCATGGCTTAGCTatataacacccattgttcctcagactgatatgtttagagaaaccagtgtttttaagcaataacctctcatgaccccggtagttgagacagtttatgtgagacccattacattctcttaagataccacatctgttggcaataacttttaaaacaatatacattgtatgccagtgaccatcatgatcttctctggcttattccaacagagagtttggcctcttaaaggtaatgtgaatctcccattttggttctaatattgtcagaccttaatgtgcagatataaatatgcccgacaaccagcagcgcagcacaccctggaccttctaccagcactccctggtgaagtggcgagcaccagaagggcagttccagctggtacagtggcacgtgcaataactcccccgtcgcagccaccgcgttcacaggcccgtagaacccttagtctcccagaggtgctggcaaatcctaattggcaatcccctgattccgccgcacccgtattgccccctttcatcgcccagtctggagttcgcttggagacggctcatttaggatcggcccttcagttttttgagctgttcttcaccgcggatctctatgacctagttgtggctgaaaccaaccgctacgccacacagtttattacagccaatccggaaagctactatgcccagcctttccgggggaaaccagtcaccgtttccgagtttaaattttttttgggccttatcctcagcatgggtctaacaaaaaaaaatgtattgcggtcatattggtctaaagacccaatacattacatgcccatgttctctgctgcaatgtccagggcacgttttgaggtcatcatgtgctttatgcatttcgctgacaatagcacctgtcatccaagaggccaccctgcttatgaccggctccacaaaattcggcccctcatagaccatttgtcatccagatttgcagatgcgtatacccctaatcaaaacatctgcatagacgagtccctagtacattttaccgggcgccttggcataaaacagtacatccccagcaagcgcgcccggtatggggtcaaactgtataagctctgtgaaagggccacaggctatacatatcgttttagggtctatgagggaaaagactcaaaactggagccggtcggatgtcctgactacctggggagcagtggcaagattgtctgggacttggtgtcacccttattccacaaggggtaccacttatacgtggacaatttttactcaagcgtggccctctttcggcacttacatatagtcggaattcaatgctgtggcaccgcgcgacctagtcgccggggcttcccccaacggctcgttagtacccgacttgcacggggggagagggctgccttgtgtgaccaagaactgctcgcggtgaagtggagggacaagagggacgtttaccttctgtccaccattcacgcagacacgactgtacaaattgaaagggcaactcgtgtcattgtgaaacccctctctgtccacgattataaccttcacatgggtggggtggacttcaatgaccagatgttggctccctatttagtttcccgcagaaccagacgctggtataagaaggtgtctgtttatttgatccaattggcgatgtacaatagttttgttctctacagtaaggctggaagaacaggatccttcctaaaattccaggaagagatcatttcggaaatcctgtatccaggagggtccgtgccccaaggccctgatgtagtgagcatgctacatggcagacacttcccgtctgtctatcctggtaccccaactcaacgttccccaagaaaaagatgtcgtgtctgtagcaggggtggaataaggcgtgacaccacctttttttgtcctgactgtcctgaccagcctgccctatgcataggggagtgtttccgcaagtttcTGCAagtgccacaaacctctcctttcacctgggacaaagtgcataatgcacttcgccacatctttgggcgatttgcgctttgcacattgtcccatgggggaaggagaggtttgtccaataaaggtaaaaaaaaaactaaaaaaaactaaaaaaaacaccggtaagcaaaaaagttattgttctgtttcaaaagtttataaaagttaatgttctctaaagttaatgttaataaatttattgcgttgcggcctaggtggaccaagcgatcaaccagctgcagcactgatgtgcattctgacagaagcattgcgctgctctcagattacacaaaagtcagtgtatgcggcgctgcaagacgagatttctcctctgcagtaaaagatacgtttgccgaggcatatgagctgaggaggcggcggtgttcatatactttggcaaacactttgtatatataaaaaagaaattaaaaaatcccggcaatgatttattcatccacatcgattgatgtgaatggagaaatcgggtttgccagggcatacgagctaagtgggtatggatgttgggcggagctcctatgtcctggcagacgcctttcccctcctttttttttttgggcagagattttttcatccacattgatcaatgcgaatgaagaaatctgtgccgttcatttttttctttcagcccagaggctgaacggaaaaaaaaatctcattacctgtatgctcaatataaggagaatagcagaaactcctaatgctggccatacatgtaatgattgcggagaccctcaaatgccagggcagtacaaacaccccacaactgaccccattttggaaagaagacaccccaaggtatttgctgaggggcatattgagtccatgaaagtttaaagtttttgacccaagttagcggaaattgagactttgtgagaaaaaaataaaaataaaaatttccactaacttatgccaaaaaaaaattcgatgaactcgccatgcccctcattgaataccttggggtgtcttctttccaaaatggggtcacatgtggggtatttatactgccctggtattttaggggccctaaagccagtggcgtcgccaggggggggccagagggggccacggccccccctacatcaagctgtgcccccccatgtgcccccccaactaaaatgcccccattcattttggcACTACTAGTACTTGTCTGTGAGTTGTGTTGCCTGCTGTGCTGCTGTGCACTGACTGTACCGGATATCGGACATGCATCTTCATTCACTCACTTGCGGTTTCAGTCTAACTCTCTTCTTCTGTGGTCTCGCTGACTCTCTCCACCCACCGCCGCCGCGCTGCGTCCTTAGCCCCGCCCCCAGCTCCGCCCCCAGCTCCGCCCCCAGGCCCTGACGAGTTGATCAGTTGAGTCAGACCTCAGACTCAGTGGCACTGCAGACAGCCTGGCTGGAGGTGCTGTGCATAAATCAGCTCAGCTTCTCAGCCTCAGGCTCAGCTGCTGAGTCACTAATTAGATTAATTCATTAGGCGTCGCCGTCTGGGTCTGATTGGCAGCAGTGTGGGCGGCGCTCGTCCTCCTCCGGCGCGTGACGTCACCATGAGCAGCCCGCCCACTGCCTGTAGTCTACCTGcttaagccagccaggcccagaaGAGACAGAGACAGAGTGGTGTGGATGGAGTCGGCGTGGCCCACCTTAACCTACACGATTGATATATCGAACAacagacagactggactgagcctgactGACTGACCAAAGAGACCAGACCTAGTGGTGAAGAGAACAGGTGAAGGTGTGTAGCAGGAGTCAGGACACAGAGTCAGGTTTACTTAATAATAAGGTACAAATTACTAGTGACTTAGTGGACGTGGCACGTGGACTAAGTATCTTTCTATATTTCTATTAGATTAGATCTGAGctctgactgagtctgagaggagagctggatGGCGGCTGCCCCTGATTCcctgaatcttcctgatttaaaagttaaagaggttctgcactttcatttaactgatgatctgttctctggatagatcatcagcttctgatcagcaggggtccgacccctgggacccccgccaatcagctgcttgagaagaagGCTacagaaggcactggcactccagtagcgccgcagccttctcactgtttaccggcccagtgatgtcacgagttaCAACTAATATTAACTAGCGTGGGTGcagctaaggcctcgttcacatcagcgttcagcctttccgttctcctgctccgttataggagcaggagaacggaaaggacggattgggcacataactgagcggagcctacagaccccatagactataatggggtccgttaggtttacgctcagaagatgattttggagcggagacaaaagtcctgcatgcaggacttttgtctccgctccaaaatcattttctgagcgtaaacataacggaccccattatagtctatggggtccgtaggctccgctcgcctcagttatgtgcccaatccgtcctttccgttctcctgctcctataacggagcaggagaacggaaaggctgaacgctgatgtgaacgaggcctaagctccattcaagtgaacagagcttagccgcgctcaggctagtggatactagtcgtgacgtcagtgggctggccGTAAACAGTTAGAAGGCCGcggcggacccccgccgatcagaagctgatgatctatccagagtatagatcatcagttaaatgaaagtgcagaacccctttaaagttactgtcagtgcagcctggatgattacagtgtttactactttaccgtttagagaaatcatgttcaaatgggAGCGGTGGGAGGGTGGTCTGTGGAtatcattacactgttataggggggaaggatctgtggatgatactcttatagtgttatagggatggggtttgggggtctgtggatgtcatgacactgttacggggggggggggatctgtagattacactgttatagggagggagatctgtagatgacacgattatgggggggggggggggatctgtgccactctgtggctgacactgttaggctccattcagacatccgtaacagcagcaatgtgcgggtctcgcattttttttcgggaacggaattgcggacccggaagtgcatgtCCGCATTTCTATATCCGCCAGCACGTTGtgttgccctatagaaatgaatgggtccgcaattctattATGCAAATttaggatgtgtgaatggggccttatagggagagggatcccggtatgacactgatatggggtggatctgtggatgacacatatcgcataagatgctataaacggtgtgtcacccacagatccccctccataagtgtcacccacagatccccctccataagtgtcacccacagatccccctccataagtgtcacccacagatccccctccataagtgtcacccacagatccccctccataagtgtcacccacagatccccctccataagtgtcacccacagatcctaatgatctgatgctctcagcattacttAATGCTAGGAGCTTCGGTCAGCAGCTGCGGGTGCTTTCCTGAATTCAGCCGCATCACTGCCCTCAGTAAACTACAACTCCTGTTGGCTGTCcactccaggcatgctgggagttgtagttttgcaatatctGGAGCTCCACAGTTTGGAGACCACTGCTCTATAAGCTAAAGCAGCAGATGGAAGTCTAACCACTGTggcccccaccaatcctgagaatgggaCATAATTGT
This portion of the Bufo gargarizans isolate SCDJY-AF-19 chromosome 1, ASM1485885v1, whole genome shotgun sequence genome encodes:
- the LOC122926243 gene encoding uncharacterized protein LOC122926243; translated protein: MSVTNSDPGNGQVLADNPSDPDKIISKVINYVYSRLKIDKNIDEWTNELQMRAFEERCDNHRRPTYAEVVSRKRNSQYSEKDQSSSSIIKFLNSTVSKFSKKGSSQIANHLELYESTMDSLKLYSDADRIRFLPWAFDDRYRHYFTSFKERGVQDWQSVLHEVKLEFGPYRTTTAAKRDIYSLTCRPNQSPREFLSVLKNAYGLAYRSPNWESEEFKQLFYDAMPTQIKLNLARDLDIDAPLDRLVTAATTLYNISECHATGERRFKNSPEQKVAEAKVNPNLGFESQPRRFPQSTGPSQQAQQQQVGPPKQTKPQNNNGSEGNNSGNGKSNYRPYYNNVPQGYRPYNSRVYQGYRRWDNSLIVYWKKVRGHSKYPGMDKEGNDLADSLAKQAAIDGEVFDVDDLMGTVQVGCYDKESGPKGS